One segment of Geomonas ferrireducens DNA contains the following:
- the pgeF gene encoding peptidoglycan editing factor PgeF, which yields MEMQKAGKIQYLKPRFAAAGGAVAGFTTRHEGVSRPPYNSLNLGSNTLDSSHNVEGNRSLLARSLGSTLDRFLTVNQVHGTDLLVIDAPNPELSHFLKLECDGIVTNQPGIMIAVCVADCVPILLHDPVRKVVAALHAGWQGTAGNIAGKGIEALVSLFNCDKKDIQAAIGPHIGACCYEVDAPVRDAFKKAGIPWELCATDKGEGKWMLDLGAANRMLLTDAGLAADRAQVSEQCVSCNQELFFSYRRDEGDTGRQVGFIMLDAEQ from the coding sequence ATGGAAATGCAGAAGGCAGGAAAAATCCAGTATCTGAAGCCGCGCTTCGCGGCCGCGGGGGGCGCCGTCGCCGGTTTCACCACCCGCCACGAGGGGGTCTCGCGCCCTCCGTACAACTCGCTCAACCTCGGCAGCAACACCCTGGACTCCTCGCACAACGTCGAGGGGAACCGCAGCCTGCTCGCGAGAAGCCTGGGCTCCACCCTGGACCGTTTCCTCACCGTGAACCAGGTGCACGGCACCGACCTCCTGGTGATCGACGCGCCCAATCCCGAGCTTTCCCACTTCCTTAAGCTCGAGTGCGACGGTATCGTCACCAACCAGCCCGGCATCATGATCGCCGTCTGCGTAGCGGACTGCGTCCCCATCCTGCTGCACGACCCGGTGCGCAAGGTCGTCGCCGCCCTTCACGCGGGGTGGCAGGGTACCGCCGGGAACATCGCCGGAAAAGGTATCGAAGCGCTGGTGAGTCTCTTCAACTGTGACAAGAAGGACATCCAGGCTGCCATCGGGCCGCACATCGGGGCATGCTGCTACGAAGTGGACGCCCCGGTGCGCGACGCCTTCAAGAAGGCGGGGATCCCGTGGGAGCTCTGCGCCACCGACAAGGGCGAAGGAAAGTGGATGCTCGACCTTGGTGCCGCAAACCGCATGCTCCTTACCGACGCGGGGCTTGCCGCCGACCGCGCGCAGGTGAGCGAGCAGTGCGTGAGCTGCAACCAGGAGCTCTTCTTCTCCTACCGCCGCGACGAGGGAGACACCGGCCGGCAGGTCGGCTTCATCATGCTCGATGCCGAGCAATAA